A single genomic interval of Ramlibacter sp. harbors:
- a CDS encoding DUF1840 domain-containing protein has product MIYKFKSKADGDLIMLEPSGRRVLEIIGKDAGPKGIITAQQIPGAIQALDRAIAHEEAIHKPAGSEGAEMPEGHEPTVSITLRQRAKPFLDMLRRCEAAQADVVWGV; this is encoded by the coding sequence TCCAAGGCGGACGGCGACCTCATCATGCTGGAGCCCAGCGGGCGGCGCGTGCTTGAAATCATTGGCAAGGACGCAGGCCCCAAGGGCATCATCACGGCGCAGCAGATCCCTGGCGCCATCCAGGCGCTTGACCGGGCGATTGCCCATGAGGAGGCGATCCACAAGCCGGCGGGCAGCGAGGGCGCCGAGATGCCCGAGGGCCATGAACCCACGGTCAGCATCACGCTGCGCCAGCGCGCCAAACCGTTCCTGGACATGCTGCGGCGCTGCGAGGCCGCCCAGGCCGACGTGGTCTGGGGCGTCTAG